From the genome of Armatimonadota bacterium, one region includes:
- the hrcA gene encoding heat-inducible transcription repressor HrcA produces MLKLDARRRILLRTVVEEHVRTAEPVGSEHAALRGRLQVSPATIRSALASMEELGLLTHPHTSAGRIPTDRGYRVYVDMLPKADSLSSSARQKIRRRLGDPVEEPGDVASEAARVLAGMTGYASVVAAPGLQEQMFASLHLVPLAERRALAVIATEAGALQGRSIELPEGVVPDDLEHLSRAITHRLQGSRVGELTHQRLEQVLGEASHHYRWLEEVKAWLWRDLARGVRPRIRVAGARHLLAEPEFKIPDRATRLFEALEDESVLEAVLAAVPEEGVWILIGGENPHEELRACSLVMAAYRAGDRRGGTVGILGPTRMRYRSAVTAVRYVAESLSEAMRSSA; encoded by the coding sequence ATGCTGAAGCTTGATGCCCGCAGGCGCATCCTGCTCCGCACGGTCGTGGAGGAGCACGTCCGCACCGCCGAGCCGGTGGGGTCGGAGCACGCCGCCCTGCGGGGGCGGCTGCAGGTGAGCCCTGCCACAATCCGCAGCGCCCTGGCCAGCATGGAAGAACTGGGACTCCTCACCCATCCGCACACCTCTGCCGGCCGGATCCCCACTGACCGGGGGTACCGCGTCTACGTGGACATGTTGCCCAAGGCCGACTCCCTCAGCAGCTCGGCGCGCCAGAAGATCCGCCGCCGGCTGGGTGATCCGGTCGAGGAGCCCGGTGACGTTGCCAGCGAGGCCGCGCGCGTGCTAGCAGGCATGACAGGGTACGCTTCGGTTGTGGCAGCCCCGGGCCTGCAGGAGCAGATGTTCGCCTCTTTGCACCTTGTGCCGCTGGCCGAGCGGCGCGCGCTCGCGGTGATAGCCACGGAAGCCGGAGCGCTTCAGGGACGTTCAATCGAGCTCCCGGAGGGAGTTGTGCCCGATGATCTCGAGCACCTGTCGCGGGCAATCACCCACCGGCTGCAGGGTTCCAGGGTGGGGGAACTGACCCACCAGCGCCTGGAGCAGGTTCTCGGCGAGGCCTCCCATCACTACCGCTGGTTGGAGGAGGTCAAGGCCTGGCTGTGGCGTGACCTGGCGCGCGGGGTGCGGCCGCGAATCCGGGTCGCGGGAGCCCGCCACCTCCTGGCTGAGCCGGAGTTCAAGATCCCTGATCGGGCTACCAGGTTGTTCGAGGCCCTCGAGGACGAATCGGTGCTGGAGGCCGTGCTTGCCGCGGTGCCCGAGGAAGGGGTTTGGATCCTTATCGGCGGGGAGAACCCGCACGAGGAGCTGCGCGCCTGCAGCCTGGTCATGGCGGCCTACCGAGCGGGCGACAGGCGCGGCGGAACCGTCGGCATCCTCGGGCCTACGCGGATGCGCTACCGCAGCGCGGTCACCGCGGTGCGATACGTTGCCGAGAGTCTCAGCGAGGCAATGAGGTCGTCGGCCTAG
- the murJ gene encoding murein biosynthesis integral membrane protein MurJ: MSVHPRQRLAHAATLLAGATVGSRVLGLVREIVVAAMFGASDARAAFVIGYYVPFFVQRLLIGGTLSIVLIPTISDTLARDDESEMRQVTARLFTLVLAFGVGMVVVGQIAAPALVRLAAPGFAGDPVQFVRTVALTRVNFLAMFFLALAVFATAYLQALRRFTAPAVAPLAFNVAIIAGTLMLGPRMGITGLAVAWVAGTAVQFLVQVPAMHAAGFRYRPQFDLSHPAIRTAMRLALPAMLGLAIVEINAYVGRFFASLLPVATGVNAVAALDYAYEMVQAPVGILAISVATVLFPGMSRLASEGDRVGLRQTATLGLRTLLFLTVPVSLGLAVFARPLVQLVFERGEFGPPATGAVAACLAAYATGLVPVAAYYVVTRTFYSLKNMRTPVAIGAAMVFLNAALAFALMRVMGVAGIALASAVVAFVNVGLLLWMLARSLGPLDGRRIMGTAGRILVSAASAVWAGWMVAQRGLLDGRFVERADLLFLAFGVGVAALVYLAACALLRVEELALVRGLLRRRSVRTVP, encoded by the coding sequence TTGAGCGTCCATCCGCGGCAGCGTCTTGCGCATGCCGCCACGCTCCTGGCCGGCGCCACCGTGGGCAGCCGCGTCCTGGGTCTGGTCCGGGAGATAGTCGTGGCCGCGATGTTCGGTGCCTCCGACGCCAGGGCGGCGTTCGTCATCGGATACTATGTCCCGTTCTTCGTCCAGCGCCTGCTAATAGGCGGTACCCTCAGCATCGTCCTCATCCCAACCATCTCCGACACGCTCGCACGCGACGACGAGTCGGAGATGCGTCAGGTGACAGCGCGGCTGTTCACGCTTGTCCTGGCGTTCGGCGTGGGGATGGTGGTGGTCGGACAGATTGCCGCACCCGCGCTGGTCCGTCTGGCAGCGCCGGGCTTTGCAGGGGACCCGGTGCAGTTCGTCCGCACGGTCGCCCTGACCAGGGTCAACTTCCTGGCCATGTTCTTCCTGGCCCTCGCGGTTTTCGCCACCGCGTACCTGCAGGCACTTCGCCGGTTCACCGCCCCGGCAGTGGCTCCGCTGGCCTTCAACGTAGCCATCATTGCCGGGACGCTCATGCTGGGGCCGAGGATGGGGATCACCGGGCTGGCCGTGGCCTGGGTGGCCGGGACCGCCGTCCAGTTCCTCGTTCAGGTGCCCGCGATGCACGCCGCCGGGTTCCGCTACCGCCCGCAGTTCGACTTGTCCCATCCGGCCATCCGTACTGCGATGCGGCTGGCGCTGCCAGCTATGCTCGGCCTGGCCATCGTGGAGATCAACGCCTACGTAGGGCGGTTCTTCGCGTCGCTCCTCCCGGTCGCAACCGGCGTGAACGCGGTTGCCGCGCTGGACTATGCCTACGAGATGGTCCAGGCGCCGGTGGGTATTCTGGCCATATCCGTGGCGACGGTGCTCTTTCCAGGAATGAGCCGGCTTGCCTCCGAGGGCGACCGCGTGGGACTGCGCCAGACCGCAACACTGGGGCTGCGCACACTCCTGTTTCTCACGGTGCCCGTGTCGCTGGGGCTCGCCGTCTTCGCACGCCCCCTGGTCCAACTGGTCTTCGAGCGGGGCGAGTTCGGACCCCCGGCAACCGGGGCGGTGGCCGCGTGCCTTGCGGCCTACGCCACCGGCCTGGTGCCGGTGGCGGCCTACTACGTCGTGACCCGGACGTTCTACTCCCTTAAGAACATGCGCACACCGGTGGCCATCGGTGCCGCGATGGTCTTCTTGAACGCCGCTCTTGCGTTTGCCCTCATGCGGGTGATGGGTGTGGCAGGGATCGCTCTGGCTTCGGCAGTGGTGGCGTTCGTGAACGTGGGGTTGCTGCTGTGGATGCTGGCGCGCTCACTGGGCCCTCTGGACGGCCGGCGGATTATGGGTACGGCCGGCCGCATCCTGGTCTCTGCCGCATCTGCGGTGTGGGCAGGATGGATGGTCGCGCAGCGCGGGCTTCTGGATGGGCGCTTTGTGGAACGCGCGGACCTGCTGTTTCTGGCCTTCGGCGTGGGCGTGGCGGCCCTCGTGTACCTGGCGGCATGCGCCCTGCTGCGCGTGGAGGAACTCGCGCTGGTGCGGGGCCTCCTGCGGCGCAGGTCGGTTCGCACCGTTCCTTGA
- a CDS encoding 30S ribosomal protein S20, whose amino-acid sequence MLPGVLLGAHPGGNLWRWGGHARIAQDRRSPWAADGGIGVAKRIKSGLKHFRKSARRAQANLSVKSKVKSLVRTATTPEEIGVAQAALDKAAARKVIHPNTAARRKSRIMRRASGRAG is encoded by the coding sequence GTGCTCCCCGGAGTGCTCCTCGGAGCGCACCCCGGCGGCAACTTGTGGCGCTGGGGCGGTCATGCTAGAATCGCGCAGGACCGCCGCTCCCCATGGGCGGCGGATGGAGGGATCGGCGTGGCAAAACGAATCAAGTCCGGACTCAAGCACTTTCGGAAGTCGGCCAGGCGAGCCCAGGCCAATCTTTCCGTGAAGTCGAAGGTCAAGTCGCTGGTGCGGACGGCAACCACCCCGGAGGAGATCGGCGTGGCTCAGGCCGCCCTGGACAAGGCCGCGGCGCGCAAGGTGATTCACCCCAACACCGCTGCCCGCAGGAAGTCACGCATCATGCGCCGCGCCTCAGGCAGAGCCGGCTAG
- the holA gene encoding DNA polymerase III subunit delta, producing the protein MRSGVDGPTLIIGDEEYLAEQTLARLLDETLPPDDRQLNLDVLDGGAPVGELLIRLDTAPFFGPRRVVVIRRLEAMREADQEALVTYLERGDSPTTGIFIAREMDRRRRLFLTFKRVGTIIECRPIPPRDRPAWVAALFVAAGKIPGRGVAEGLVATSGGSLRDLYHEVAKLAAYVGERPQVTTADVEAIASRLGEATIFTLVDAVGGGNAGGALGALHDNLATHEPLQVLFMIVRQFRLIARAHAAAAKGRSSERLAEHLGVHPFVARKIAEQARGYRADQFAGIFDALEAADRAIKSGSAPRLVLETLIVRLAGRRAPAAQQRTASRA; encoded by the coding sequence GTGCGCTCGGGCGTTGACGGACCGACGCTGATCATCGGCGACGAGGAGTATCTGGCCGAGCAGACGCTTGCCCGGCTGCTCGACGAGACGCTCCCACCCGATGACCGGCAGCTCAACCTGGACGTGCTCGACGGCGGCGCGCCCGTGGGTGAGCTGCTGATCCGGCTGGACACGGCGCCGTTCTTCGGTCCGCGCCGCGTGGTGGTCATCCGGCGGCTCGAGGCAATGCGGGAGGCCGATCAAGAGGCGCTCGTTACCTACCTCGAGCGGGGAGACAGCCCCACCACAGGCATCTTCATTGCGCGGGAGATGGACCGGCGCAGGCGGCTGTTCCTGACGTTCAAGCGGGTGGGAACCATCATTGAGTGCCGCCCGATCCCCCCGCGCGACCGGCCGGCGTGGGTGGCGGCCCTGTTCGTGGCCGCGGGCAAGATCCCGGGACGCGGGGTGGCGGAGGGGTTGGTGGCGACATCAGGAGGCAGCCTGCGCGACCTCTACCACGAGGTGGCCAAGCTGGCCGCCTACGTCGGTGAGCGCCCGCAGGTGACCACGGCGGATGTTGAGGCAATCGCCAGCCGGCTGGGCGAGGCCACGATCTTCACGCTGGTGGACGCGGTTGGGGGAGGAAATGCCGGCGGGGCGCTGGGGGCTCTCCACGACAACCTCGCAACGCACGAGCCGTTGCAGGTGCTCTTCATGATTGTCCGGCAGTTCCGCCTGATCGCCCGCGCGCACGCCGCCGCGGCCAAGGGCCGTTCGTCCGAACGGCTGGCCGAGCACCTCGGGGTACACCCGTTCGTCGCGCGCAAGATCGCGGAGCAGGCGCGCGGCTATCGGGCAGACCAGTTCGCGGGGATCTTCGATGCGCTGGAGGCCGCAGACCGTGCTATCAAGTCGGGCAGCGCTCCTCGGCTCGTCCTGGAAACGCTGATCGTCCGCCTCGCCGGCCGCAGGGCTCCGGCCGCGCAGCAGCGGACTGCCTCTCGTGCCTAG